The Arachis ipaensis cultivar K30076 chromosome B07, Araip1.1, whole genome shotgun sequence genomic interval TTTTGTAGAACTATTGTTTGAACATTGAAAACCTCAAACATTAATGACTGCCCTGTTGCTAGGGTTTTTCAAGTTTTGCTAGCATTTGcagaaaatatttattttgctAGTCAAAATCTCTAGAGTGTCAACGATAATACAATGGCAGCTCCTGCTGCCTCACAGGGAACGGGGAGAGGACAGACTAAATTAGAGGAGGAATAGATCATAGCTTTTGTAGATGAGGACATCAAAGAAAGATTAGATTTATGTACCAAAAGTTTGATTAGAAGATTACTGACAGACAGATTATTCAGTGCAGGTACATTGGAGGCCGCTCTAAACACAATATGGAGACAACCAGAAGGCTTTCGGATTTTAGATCACGGAGGTAACAAATTCCAATTTTTCTTCAAGGATGAAATCGAATTGCTCAATGTGGAGAAAGGGGTTCCTTGGTTGTTCAAGAATTATATTCTAAAtctgaaaagatggaaggaagATTCAATTATCAATGATGTAGAATTCTCTCATGTTCCTATATGGGTACAACTGTGGGGTTTATCGGAGCAATGTAAAACCAAAGGATTGGGAAAAAGAGTAGGAGAGACGCTGGAAAAGGTGATGGATGTTGCTGTATTCTCTATGAAGGGAAAGAAGGAGaggattttaaaaattcaaatcctCCTAGACATCACAAAACCATTGAGGAGGAAGATAAGAATCTCGGGAAGCAACAACAAAATTATTGACCTTCAGCTTAAGTACGTGAGGATTGGTAATTTTTGTTATTGTTGTGGGTGCATCGGGCATGAGATTAGGGCGTGCTCAGAAAACCTAGCAAATATAGCgcaaggaggagaagaagaagcggAATGGGGAGCATGGCTAAGGGCAAATCAATTCGGTAGGAGAGTGGAGGatcaaaaagaaaataacaatcCAAATCAACCCAATGCTGCACAGGAAGACATAGATAAACAGAAAAAACCAATCCCAGTTAACCTGATAAGAGAATTTGCAAGTCTCTTTGTTCAGGACCAGAACTCACAAATCAAACAAGATGATCAACAGGTGCAAAGTGGCCAAAAAATGCTAATAATAGAAAGGAATAAGGGGGGAGTTCAGAAACACGGGAAGAAGGAGATAAAGACAGCAACATAGTGGCCCAATCAATAGAGTCAACTCTGCCCAAATTAGATGATGGATGCTTCACCTTCAGTGCTGCAAGAGGTAACGGAAGGGGAGGAGAAATTAAGAAACGAAATCTAAAGCAAATAGCAAGAAAAAAACACAGCTTTCAAGCTGTCTTAGGTATTAAGAGGAGATCTGGAGGATCGGGGGAGAGTATAGGTGTTAAAAAACTTTGtcaggaggaagaggaagagcttAATAAGGGAGAGGGTGTCACCCAACAATTGGCACCCAAGGAGGGATGAAAGTGATGATGtggaattgtcggggtttgggAAAACCCTTGACAGTTCATAACATCAAAGGGATTTCTAGATCCCATTCCCCCGAGGTATTATTTCTTTGTGAGACAAAAAATAGTACCTTAATAGTGGAGAGAGTGCTAAGCAGGGAAGGCTAAAAATCTGTTTTTACAGTTGATCCAATGGGCCTGTCTGGAGGATTAGTAGTGGCTTGGAAGGATAAAGTGCGGGTGCATATAGTGGAACATGACCAGTTCTTTGTGTATTTTTCCATAGAGGACCAGCAAGCGGgtttaaaatgaaaaaattgTAGGAGTTCACTTGCACACAGATGAGACAAATAGAGGGTTTCAATTTGTAAAACTATTGCAGATATTGGAAGGAGGGAGTAAACGCTGGCAATAATAGGAGACTTCAATGCAATTAAAAATCAAGAGGAAAAGGAAGACAAAAATCCAGCACTTCAATACAACAGTTTAGGGATTTCATCAATGAGGGAAGGCTAGTCAACATTGGTTATGAGGGAGATAAATACACTTGGAGCAATCTTCAATTTGGAGAGAATCATATAAAGGAGAGATTGGACAGAGCTCTTGTTACAAATGAGTGGAAAGGTGAATTTTCAGCAACCACTTTTGCACACTTATCCGATTCCGGTTCAGACCATAAGGTCATTCTTCTCAACACGGGTGGTGCAGAAAAGGAGGGTAAAAAGGAGGTTCAGATTTCAGGAGTGATGGTGTGAAAATGAAGAGGTGATTAGTTTAATCAAACAGGCATGGATAATAGATATTCAGGGGTCTCCAATGTTTAAGCTAGCTGGAAAGCTAAAGTGTTGTAGACATTCAATTGTACAATGGCACGCAGCAGCACTCTGAATCTAATTCAAGGAAGAAAATTCAGATTCTCAAGAATCAGATAGAATCTGAAATGCAGAAAGGAGTTCAGGCAGATGAGAATGCTATCCGAATCTTAGAAACTGAACTAGAGGACGCATTGGAGGAAGAAGAGCGNAGCGGTATTGGAGGGAGAAGTCTAGGGTGCAATGGCTCAACTGGGGTGATAGAAATACTAAATTTTTTCATTCCAAGTTTCAAACGAGGAactagaaaaatagaataaaggagTTGGAGGACGAGGAGGGGCAAAGGAACCGGCAGAAATAGCGGAAGTTGCACAGAAATACTTTGAAAATTTATTCACAACAAGCTGTCCTATAGATCCGACTGCAGAATTAGATGGAATCCGCCTAAAAATAAATGCATCCACTAATAGAATGCTGTGTAGGCTAGTGACTGAAGAGGAAATTAAAGCAGCAGTCTTCTCCATCAACCCTTTTTTCGGCTCTGGGAGATGATGGATTCACAGCAAAAGTTTTTCAATTCTTTTGGAGTACAATAAAGGGAGATGTGACAGCAGCTGTCAGAAGCCTTTCTACGGAGGTAAAATTTTGAAAGCTTTTAATCATACTCACATATGTCTCATACCTAAGGTACCGGCCACTAATTCTATGAAACAAGTTAGACCGATTAGTCTTAGCTCTGTTTTCTATAAGATCATATCTAAAATTTTGGTGCACAGACTTCAATCAGTTATGAATAGACTAATCAATGACTCTCAAAGTACTTTTATAAAGGGCAGGTTGATTAGTGATAATGTCCTAATTGCACACGAATTCatgcattttttcaaaaataaaaggcATGGATATTATGATTTGGTATTAAAGCTAGATATGAGCAAGGCttatgatagggtggaatggAGTTTTGTTTGGAAGGTGATGAAGAAGCTAGGTTTCTGTGATCGATGGATGAAGTGGATTGAGGAACTTGTGACGACGGTATCTTACTCTATTACTGTGGATGGACAACCTCATGGTTATTTTAAACCATGTAGAGGATTACGACAAGGTGATCCTCTATCTCCCTACCTATTTTTGTTTTGCGTAGAGGGACTCTCCCATCTGCTCCACAGAGAAGAACAGAGGCTGAAAATTTCTAGTTTCAGACTCAATCAGAGATGTCCGACAATcaatcatcttttctttgtagaCGATTCAATTATTTTTAGCAAAGCTTCAGAAGTAAAGTGCCAGAGATTGCTACAGGTTTTACAAACTTACGAAGAACTTAGTGGCCAAAAGGTAAACTTGGACAAATTATCAGTCTTCTTTAGTAAGAGCACACCAATTCCAGTCTGAGACCATTTGGTGGAGATTCTCCTTGTCCCTCATGTTGGCAATCAAAACAAATATTTGGGTTTATCGGCAGTGGTTCAGAGATCAAAGAAAGCGACATTTAACTACATTAAAGATAGGGTATGTCAGAAGCTTAGCCATTGGAAGAAGGCTCTATTATCTTCTAGTGGACGCGAAGTGTTTATTAAGGTGGTGGCAACCGCGATACCCATATACACACTAAGTTGCTTCAAGTTACTGGAGACACTAATTGAAGAAATTCAGAGAGCCATACTCCAGTTTTGGTGGGGGCAGAAAAGATCAGAAAACAGGATGCAGTGGATCGGATGGAAGATTTCTTGCAGACCAAAAATGCAAGGGGGACTAAACTTTAAAGATTTGAAGGCTTTTAATCTTTCCATGCTCGCAAAGCAAGGTTGGAGGTTAATTTCCAGACCTAATTCTCTCATTAGTAAAGTGTTATAGAGCAAATATTatagatattcaagcttcctaAGTGCAGAGGTTGGTAATAACTCATCATGGGGTTGGAGGAGTATTATCGAGGGCAGAAAGGTGCTAGAAAAAGGTATACTATGGAAAGTAGGAAGGGGATTTAACATCAGAATTCGAGAAGACTCATGGGTGAAggattatgttttaattactcCTATTACTACCATGGCAATGACTGCTAATCTAGAATGGGTTTCACAATTACAGCATTCAAACAGAACATGGAACCAGAATTTAATTCAGTCCAATTTCAATCCAGAAATAGCTACAATAATAATCAACACTCCAATTCATGAGACAGAGGATAGAGTTACCTGGATGCTGGAGAAAGGGGGCGGCTTCACTGTTGCTTCAGGATACAAAATAGCATTTAACTTCTACCACCCACCAACTGAATACCTGCCAGAACAATGCAAAAGAAAGGACTTATGGAGGAGCATATGGAAAATTAATTgtcaaccaaaaataaaaaatttgctcTGGAAACTGATGCACGGAGAACTCCCTGTGAAAGAAAGGTTAAACACCCGAATACAATCCATCGAACCCTGGTGCCCAAAATGCAATCGGTCACAAGAAAGCATTTTTCATTGTTTCTGGGAGTGCCCATATGTGACTGAAGCTTGGAAATGTTCAAATCTGCCATGGCAGATTCAAGCTCGAGAACCATGGAAGTGgtggattgataaaccactattttatggtttatcttgtacttatttgagtggtttttatcaattttttacccacttattcatatgatttgcatgagtttacgttttccttcctaatcttatgctatgattgaaaacacgtttcctgagcctttaaattaccaaatattaattctcctttttaccattcgatgccttgatatgtgtgttaagtttttttagagattacagggcaggaatggcttagaggatggaaaggaagcatgcaaaaggtgaaggaatacaagaaactgaaggaactgctaaagctgtccagcctgacctcttggtactaaatcgactataacttgagctacaaaggtccaaatgacgcggttctagttgcgttggaaagctaacatcttgagcttcgcaacgatatataatttgttatagCTGCCTTGAAGccaggcgatgcgaacgcgtagatcacgcggacgcatgacctggcagaaacgcaatccacgcaaacgcgtagacgacgcttccgcgtcaccctgccgcgacctgaacgtaacaaaaATCACTGGAGgcaatttctaggctgtttttgacccagtttttggcccagaaaatacagattagaggctataaagtgggagaatgcatccattcattaagatgtcttccattattcacttttcataatttagatgtagtttttagggagagaggttctctcctctctcttaggatttaggattaggattcctcttaaagaatttaggattatttcttctcaatttccaagcttaatgttcctcttatttattttctatttttattacatacctttaattattatttatctttccaatttagcttatgctacattcatattatgattttcttaattaatattatttgaggtatttcagtttatgatcgttttattctatttatgaatgcttttaatttaatttagatatttttttccttttagttttggttaagtaattggtaacacttgagttgtcaaactcagcagtggttgaaattggcagattactaattgatctagatcgctctaaagctagtcttcccacagggatcgactaggacttgaggatcaaactaattagtccacttgaattttctttgctttagtaaaggttaactaagtaggattaaaactcaattctcatcatatctgataaggataactaggatagaaattccaaattcttataccttgccaagagattttattattattaatttattttttttgtcatttaaattacttgctccttatctcaaaaacccccaatttacaaaactcataaccaataataagaacatacctccctgcaattccttgagaagacgacccgaggtttgaatacttcggttataaattttaaagggtttgttacttgtgacaaccaaaacttttgtacgaaaagatttttctgttggtttagaaactatacttacaacacgattacttttatttatttaccgATAGGAAATCAGTTCGTCATGGATTCAGCTGGAAGAAGAACTGAGAATGGAGGAAAATTCGAATGAAAAAAGAGCAGTAGCAGCAAACCTCTTATGGCAAATCTGGTTAGCAAGAAACACCTAGGTATTTGAAGGTAAAATCACCCCTTCAAGAACTATGGTGGAGATGGCCAGAAGAAGTGTGCATGAGAGAAGATGAGACCCTTGAGTTTTTACTTTACCTCTTTAGTttccttatgcttaagtcatttTATTAAAGTTGGAACTTCCTATTCTCTTTATTACAATTCTGCCTGTAGTCCAAATTAGACCAATTTTCAGTAATGAAATTGCAtaactttgataaaaaaaatttgtttgaacATTGAATAGCTCTGGTGAATATTTGTCCTTTTCATAGGTGCTCAATCATATAATATAACTTGGGATAGCCAGGTAAGAAAAAAGCCTGTGGGCGATGTTGGATTTCTCCAGAGTGTGTTAGGGGTTTAGGAAAAAATATGCGTCTAATTTTTTTTACCCCAATGAGACAATGACATATAATCTCATTAATAAAGATAGgggttgttttattttcttttataattttattttatctcaaaTACTATAATAAAgaataagagaaagaaagaatTGAGTATATGGTTAAAGCGGTTcaataaaaaagattaaaaaaacttATATGTCTTGTGCCTTATGATTTTGTAGAGTGCTCTGCTTAGGGACGGCAACGGGTCTTTATGGGGCGAGGACATGCCTCCCGCTCTCGCCCCGTCACCCATAATTCATTTCCGTCTCTGTCCCATTTCTGCGACGGGTAATAGAGACTAGGGGTGTTTGCaatgcggtttggttcggtttttttacCGAGACCATTCGAACTAAACCAAACTgattaaaatcggtttggtttggttaggTTTGTTCGattttttcaataaattaaaaaaattttactatACTATTTTACAAAATCTTGTGCTTGAATTTGTTTTGAACTCCAAAACTATATAATTCGGAAAAAATCTAAAAGCGAGaagtctttctttttttatttacgtAAAAACAATTCATGACTCTATCATCTCAACGAGATACTAAAGTTTGTGTAATAACATGTTTGGTTTCATGTTTTAAAGTcctaaaatcaataaaggaaaatGGTCACCAGCTCATAGAGTTCTAAAGCaagcaaacaaaataaaacaCCTAGTATACTCTGGAATAGGCTAGAAGGAAGGATGAAAAAGGccattgaaaataatttattttcataCTATGGCCTATGACTCATCCATGGAAAATTCTAAATATATGGTATCCAAACTAAAAATAGCTTTTCAGATATCATGATCAGTAAATACAACTTGACTTGCTAACATCCATCCTATACAGTGGGAGCCGAAAAAAATAACTATTCAAGCTATGCCATAAACAATACATTGAACAATGAACAGTGAACAACAATGAGAAGCAATTTCAGTAAATcatcaacaaataaaaaaatagaagcaAAGACACAACAAATGAACAACAATCAAAAGCAAAAGCacaacaccaaatatttaaaaaatcaGAAGCAAAAATCAAAATAGAGAGACGATGCTGTGGGTGGCTGGGTGTATCTTGAAAATTACCTTACTTCAAAGAAATAAAATCAGAACAGAGAATAAAAATTTAACAAGCCTCAACCAAAAAATCAGAACCAACAACCCTAAACCTGTGAACCAAAATATACAAATAGAATTGAAAATCATAAATTAGAATCAACCCTAAACTAAACCCCTAAATCAAAATAGAACAAAAAGTTCAgaattaaaaaacaaaatcagaatcaacaaCTCAACCATAGAATCAAGAACAACCCAACCAagtattaattataaattataatcaaTAAGAAGACTAAAccagaatttaaaaataaaaatagaatcagaacaaaaaaataaacatGAGGCTTAGCCTCCAGTACAGAGGACGATGAAGATGCAGGATGGTGAGACGATGGTGGCGATGAACCAAAAACTAGATATGGATGGACGACACTGCTTCAATGACGGAGAAGAAGAGACTGGATGGATGACATGACTTCAACGATGAAGATGGAGGGGTTGGACAGACGACACATGGCTTCAACGAGGGGCGCTGCAATGGAAGGTGCGTGGAAGGGGATTGCTCAGCCACTCTGTGGATGTGTTGTGTGCGACGGTAATGATGAACGAGCGTGAGAGAGAAGAAATTGAACGAGTGAGATGAGTGAGGGTGAGTATGAGTGCGACGCTATGTGTGTTATTAGTTAGTGCTAAGGTTATGTTTGATGAGGGTAAGGATATTTAGGGGGTTAGTTATATTGATCGGTTCGATTTGGTTTGGTTCAAGTTTTCTTTATCAAAACCGAAAACTGAACCGAACCGACAAAAAactacaaaaatttaattttttggttatttcaatttttgttttgttCGGCTATCGGTTTTTTTAGTTCGATTGGTTGGTTTTGTTCAGATTGGATCGATTTTGAACACCCCTAACGAGGACCCTGTATCCGTCAGGAATCGGGTCTCCACAGATATCTGCGGATTTTTAAAatatcgaaaaaaaaaaacaaataaattgtAAACATAAACAATCCTCAATTAACATTACAATAATCTCCATCACCAACAACATTAACTCAAAAATTCACAATCCATACCTAAACCAAATCAATCCAAACCATAAAACACCCAAACCATAAAAACTTTCATATGCATTCATCCAATTTCAAATCTACTTCTGCCAAATACAACCACATACTAAATTAATCAACCAGATGCATCAAACACCAGTGGCAGTCTAGCAGATGGTGTTGAGATTAGAGGAGGGTGGtggagagaagaagagggagaaggaaAGGCAGAGAGTCTGAGAGGAGTGACAGTAGAGAAACTGAATAAGGGTTAGGAGAGTTAAGGTTTGTCAACAACATATATATATTAAGGGTATTTTTGACATTTATATATGCGGGTATTATACGGGTCTCCACGGGGCGGGGACCTTGCTCCCCGTCCCCGCCCCGTTTATTTCGCGGGTCCCTGTCCCCGCCCCCTGCGGGTTAAAAAAGCTCCCCAAATATGCCCCTCGACGGATAAATCCCACGGATACCCGCCCGCCGGGAAAAATTGCCATGCCTAGCTCTGCTAGAAATTTAGTGGGTAATTCTTATTGTTCAAAAAACTGATAAAGTCCGTGACTTTTGAGAGAGATTAATGCAAAAGACAATCATGGATGGCAGATCCAATACTGCTCAACATCAGCAACATTGATATTTGGAGGATGAGGAGATTATTAATTTTGGAGAGGACGATATTCAATCTGGTATTGAGAAATACTCTCACAGCCTGATAGGCAAGTTTCTAGCAGATCGTTTGCTTAGTGCTTGAATTATGGAGGTAGATTGTTTGTTATATGGAGACAACCTACTAGATTTAAAGTACAAAATTATGGaggtaatatttttttatttttctttttgacaGTGAATTGAATGTGGCCAGAATTGAAAAAGGAATTTCATGGTTATTtaaaaattaagtaattattctAAAGAGGTAACAATAAGATGTGACGATTGAAGAGAAAGACTTTGCTAATGTTCTAATATGAATTCAATTATAGGGACTGTTAGAATATTGCAAAATAAAGGAGTTAAGGGGAAAGGTGGGTAGGATTTTAGCAAGAGTTATAGAGGTTGAATTCTATCACATGAGAAAAAGAAGGACAAGATTATTAAGATTTAGATCAACCTAGATGTGACTAAACCATTGCGAAGAGTGATTAGAATTATTGGCCCAGATAAAAAAGTGATAGAAAAGAAGCTGAAATATGAGAGAATAAGCAACTTCTGCAACTATTGTGGCTTTATATGTCATGAGGTTAGAGCTTGCAATAAACAACTTCAAGATGTGAAAGGAGaagcaaaaaagaaaagatgGAAAAGTTGGCTAAGGGCGAAGCAGTTTGGAAGAAAAGAAGATATTTAACAAGAGAATGTTAATCCAAACTACATGAGTAATGACACTGGTGGGAGGAATAAACCAAAAAATTCCAATCCCAATTTTTTTACTTAAAGAATTAGCAAGTCTCTCTGTTAATGGTATGAGGAGTAGAGGAGGAGTGAAGGAAGAAAATGTGCAAAATAGACTACGGTGATAGCAGATATTAAGGAAAAAGAATTTAAGACAATGCTGGATTCCACCGTTAAAATTGGTGATAATTTAAGATACAACATGGCAGGAAATGTTACAGGTATGATGGAAGGGAGAATTTAGAACCAATTCTGATTTTCAAGTGAAAAGACAACAGATTCATAAGGGATATGAAGAAGCAATCGTTGAAACAActagcaaggaagcaacaaagaggaaagaagatccttggagtaaagaaaaggtcagatGAGAGGATGAAGGAAACGGGACCGAAGAAATTTTGTCGACTAaagttgattattgttgaagATGATGATGTAAAACTGTCGGAGTTTGGAGAAGCCCTTGACAGTTTACACTATGAAAGAGCTTTGTAGAGCTCATTTCCCAAGgtgttatttttatgtgaaacaAAAAACACCTCATATGTGGAGAGATAATGAATGGtgttgattttcaaaatattttctatgTTGACCCAAAAGGGCTGGCGAGTGGCTTGGTGGTAGGTTGTAAGAAAGCTACTTCGGTTCAAATTATTCAGTATTCTAATTTCTTAATTCATTTCAGGTAGGAAAATACCAAGAAGTAAAAAAATTGGGAGGTCATAGGGATATATTTGCACACGGAAGATAGTCAAAAAGTGGGACAATTTAAaaatattctcaacattcttaaTAATGGAGGCATCCAGTCAACCAAAAAGTTATAATAGACGATTTCAACACTATTCAAGTGCATCATGAAAAGGAAGGGGGTCGTGTCAAACCAGCAATATCAATTTAGAATTTTAACCATTTTATTTATGAAGGTGAATTAATTGATATAGGGTATGAGATTCCAAAGTTCACATGGTCAAATAGACAATTTGACAGTAATGTTATTAAAGAAAGGTTGGATATTTGGACTATGCCTGTGTTTTAGCAGTTGAAGATTGGATTATCCAAGGGACTCGATTTTGTATTTGAGTGATACAGGTTCAAATCATAGGCCAATTTTTCTTAATTCAAATGTTGATACTACTAAACTggagaaaagattttgaatttaagAGCGGTGGTGCGAGAAGAAAGAGATAGAAATATAGTGAAGGGTGTTTAGAGGATAGAATTAGAAGGCTCCCCATGGATAAATACTACCAAAAT includes:
- the LOC107607511 gene encoding uncharacterized protein LOC107607511; this translates as MVESSARFSPYRSSLKIIKQQGTLEAALNTIWRQPEGFRILDHGGNKFQFFFKDEIELLNVEKGVPWLFKNYILNLKRWKEDSIINDVEFSHVPIWVQLWGLSEQCKTKGLGKRVGETLEKVMDVAVFSMKGKKERILKIQILLDITKPLRRKIRISGSNNKIIDLQLKYVRIGNFCYCCGCIGHEIRACSENLANIAQGGEEEAEWGAWLRANQFGRRVEDQKENNNPNQPNAAQEDIDKQKKPIPVNLIREFASLFVQDQNSQIKQDDQQVQSGQKMLIIERNKGGVQKHGKKEIKTAT